In Pseudomonas sp. MYb327, one DNA window encodes the following:
- a CDS encoding rubredoxin codes for MSRKEKTMSCTICGYEYDPALGDPDNGILPGTPWEDLPEDWLCPDCQMPKEDFE; via the coding sequence ATGTCACGCAAAGAAAAAACAATGAGTTGCACTATTTGTGGCTATGAATATGATCCCGCTCTAGGCGATCCTGATAATGGGATACTACCGGGGACACCTTGGGAAGATTTGCCCGAAGATTGGCTGTGTCCTGATTGTCAAATGCCTAAAGAAGATTTCGAGTGA
- the lysS gene encoding lysine--tRNA ligase, translating to MSDLELDPQALQQEENSLIALRKEKLAAERAKGNAFPNDFRRENYCDQLQKQYADKTKEELAEAAIPVKVAGRIMLNRGSFMVIQDMTGRIQVYVNRKTLSEETLAAVKTWDMGDIIAAEGTLARSGKGDLYVEMTHVRLLTKSLRPLPDKHHGLTDTEQRYRQRYVDLIVNEDVRQTFRVRSQVIAHIRSFLMKRDFLEVETPMLQTIPGGAAAKPFETHHNALDMEMFLRIAPELYLKRLVVGGFEKVFEINRNFRNEGVSTRHNPEFTMLEFYQAYADYEDNMDLTEELFRELAQLVLGSTDVPYGDKVFHFGEPFVRLSVFDSILKYNPELTADDLNDIDKARDIAKKAGAKVLGFEGLGKLQVMIFEELVEHKLEQPHFITQYPFEVSPLARRNDQNPNVTDRFELFIGGREIANAYSELNDAEDQAERFMAQVADKDAGDDEAMHYDADFVRALEYGMPPTAGEGIGIDRLVMLLTNSPSIRDVILFPHMRPQA from the coding sequence ATGAGCGACCTAGAACTCGACCCGCAAGCCCTGCAACAGGAAGAAAACTCCCTGATCGCCCTGCGCAAGGAAAAGCTTGCTGCCGAGCGCGCCAAGGGCAATGCCTTCCCGAACGACTTCCGCCGTGAAAACTACTGCGATCAACTGCAGAAACAGTACGCGGACAAGACCAAGGAAGAGCTGGCAGAGGCTGCAATCCCGGTCAAGGTTGCCGGTCGCATCATGCTCAACCGTGGCTCGTTCATGGTGATCCAGGACATGACCGGTCGCATCCAGGTCTACGTCAACCGCAAGACCCTGTCCGAAGAAACCCTGGCCGCGGTGAAAACCTGGGACATGGGCGACATCATTGCCGCCGAAGGCACCCTGGCCCGATCCGGCAAAGGTGACCTGTACGTTGAAATGACCCACGTGCGCCTGCTGACCAAATCCCTGCGTCCGCTGCCGGACAAGCACCACGGCCTGACCGACACCGAACAGCGCTATCGCCAGCGCTACGTTGACCTGATCGTCAACGAAGACGTGCGCCAGACCTTCCGCGTGCGTTCGCAAGTCATCGCCCACATCCGCAGCTTCCTGATGAAACGTGACTTCCTGGAAGTGGAAACGCCGATGCTGCAAACCATTCCGGGCGGCGCGGCAGCCAAGCCGTTCGAAACCCACCACAACGCGCTGGACATGGAAATGTTCCTGCGTATCGCGCCTGAGCTGTACCTCAAGCGCCTTGTTGTCGGCGGCTTCGAGAAAGTGTTCGAGATCAACCGCAACTTCCGTAACGAAGGCGTTTCGACACGTCACAACCCTGAATTCACCATGTTGGAGTTCTACCAGGCTTACGCCGACTACGAAGACAACATGGACCTGACCGAAGAACTGTTCCGCGAGCTGGCGCAGCTGGTTCTGGGAAGCACCGACGTGCCGTACGGCGACAAGGTGTTCCACTTCGGCGAGCCGTTCGTGCGTCTGTCGGTGTTCGACTCGATCCTCAAGTACAACCCTGAGCTGACTGCCGACGACCTGAACGACATCGACAAGGCTCGCGACATCGCCAAGAAGGCCGGTGCGAAAGTGCTGGGCTTCGAAGGTCTGGGCAAGCTGCAGGTGATGATTTTCGAAGAGCTGGTCGAGCACAAGCTGGAACAGCCGCACTTCATCACCCAGTACCCGTTCGAAGTGTCGCCGCTGGCCCGTCGCAACGACCAGAACCCGAACGTCACCGACCGTTTCGAACTGTTCATCGGTGGTCGTGAAATCGCCAACGCCTACTCCGAGTTGAACGACGCGGAAGATCAGGCCGAGCGTTTCATGGCGCAAGTGGCCGACAAGGACGCGGGCGACGACGAAGCCATGCACTACGACGCCGACTTCGTGCGTGCGCTGGAGTACGGCATGCCGCCAACGGCGGGTGAAGGTATCGGCATCGACCGCCTGGTGATGTTGCTGACCAACTCACCGTCGATCCGCGACGTGATCCTGTTCCCGCACATGCGTCCGCAAGCGTAA
- a CDS encoding chemotaxis response regulator protein-glutamate methylesterase: protein MKIAIVNDMPLAVEALRRALAFEPAHQVVWVASNGEEAVQKCAEQTPDLILMDLIMPVMDGVEATRRIMAETPCAIVIVTVDRQQNVHRVFEAMGHGALDVVDTPALGAGNAQEAAAPLLRKIMNIGWLIGDKGHRERSAPSPLRSSASAKRLIAIGSSAGGPAALEVLLKGLPKDFSAAIVLVQHVDQVFAAGMAEWLGSASGLNVRLAQEGEPPQNGTVLLAGTNHHIRLLKNGTLAYTAEPVNEIYRPSIDVFFESVANYWNGDAVGVLLTGMGRDGAQGLKLMRQQGYLTIAQDQQSSAVYGMPKAAAAIDAAVEVRPLEKIASRLLEIFPK, encoded by the coding sequence ATGAAAATCGCAATCGTCAACGACATGCCCTTGGCGGTGGAGGCACTGCGCCGGGCGCTGGCCTTCGAGCCGGCGCATCAGGTGGTCTGGGTTGCCAGCAATGGCGAGGAAGCGGTGCAAAAGTGCGCCGAACAGACACCGGACTTGATCCTGATGGACCTGATCATGCCAGTGATGGACGGCGTCGAGGCCACCCGGCGGATCATGGCTGAAACGCCGTGCGCCATCGTCATCGTTACCGTCGATCGTCAACAGAACGTGCATCGGGTGTTCGAAGCCATGGGCCATGGCGCGCTGGACGTCGTCGATACCCCGGCCCTCGGTGCCGGCAATGCCCAAGAGGCGGCGGCGCCGTTGCTGCGCAAGATCATGAACATCGGCTGGCTGATTGGCGATAAAGGCCACCGCGAGCGCTCGGCCCCCAGCCCGCTGCGCAGTTCGGCCTCGGCCAAGCGCCTGATCGCCATCGGCTCGTCCGCAGGCGGGCCGGCGGCACTGGAAGTCTTGCTCAAAGGCCTGCCAAAGGATTTTTCCGCCGCCATCGTTCTGGTGCAGCACGTTGACCAGGTGTTCGCCGCCGGCATGGCCGAATGGCTCGGCAGCGCCAGCGGGCTCAACGTTCGGCTGGCCCAGGAGGGCGAACCACCGCAAAACGGCACGGTGTTGCTGGCCGGCACCAACCACCATATTCGGTTATTGAAAAACGGCACGCTGGCCTACACCGCGGAACCGGTCAACGAGATCTATCGGCCTTCGATCGACGTGTTCTTCGAGAGCGTGGCCAATTACTGGAACGGCGATGCGGTAGGCGTTTTGCTCACGGGCATGGGGCGTGATGGTGCGCAAGGGCTTAAACTCATGCGCCAACAGGGTTACCTGACCATCGCACAGGATCAACAAAGCAGCGCGGTGTATGGCATGCCCAAGGCGGCTGCGGCCATCGATGCCGCCGTGGAAGTACGCCCGCTGGAAAAGATAGCGTCACGATTGCTGGAGATTTTTCCCAAATGA
- the prfB gene encoding peptide chain release factor 2 (programmed frameshift): MEINPILNTIKDLSERSETIRGYLDYDQKHERLTEVNRELEDPSVWNKPEYAQELGRERSALAQIVETLDELTTGLADCRDLLDMAVEENDEGAVDDVVAELARLEENLAKLEFRRMFSHEMDPNNAYLDIQAGSGGTEAQDWANILLRMYLRWADKRGFDATIMELSAGEVAGIKGATVHIKGEYAFGWLRTEIGVHRLVRKSPFDSGNRRHTSFSAVFVSPEIDDKVEIEINPADLRIDTYRSSGAGGQHVNTTDSAVRITHVPTNTVVSCQNERSQHANKDTAMKMLRAKLYEQEMQKRNAASQALEDTKSDIGWGHQIRSYVLDASRIKDLRTNIERSDCDKVLDGDIDEYLEASLKSGL; the protein is encoded by the exons ATGGAAATCAACCCGATCCTTAACACCATCAAGGACCTGTCCGAGCGCTCCGAAACCATTCGGGGGTATCTT GACTACGATCAAAAGCATGAGCGTCTGACCGAGGTCAATCGCGAGCTTGAAGATCCGAGTGTCTGGAACAAACCTGAGTACGCCCAGGAGCTGGGCCGCGAGCGCTCTGCGCTGGCGCAGATCGTCGAAACCCTGGACGAATTGACCACCGGTCTGGCCGATTGCCGCGACCTGCTGGACATGGCCGTAGAAGAAAACGACGAAGGCGCAGTCGACGATGTCGTCGCCGAGCTGGCCCGTCTCGAGGAAAACCTCGCCAAGCTTGAATTCCGCCGCATGTTCAGCCACGAAATGGACCCGAACAACGCGTACCTGGACATCCAGGCCGGTTCCGGCGGCACCGAAGCACAGGACTGGGCCAACATTCTGTTGCGCATGTACCTGCGCTGGGCCGACAAACGCGGTTTCGACGCGACCATCATGGAGCTGTCGGCCGGTGAAGTCGCCGGGATCAAGGGCGCGACCGTGCACATCAAGGGCGAATATGCGTTTGGCTGGTTGCGGACCGAGATCGGCGTACACCGTCTGGTGCGCAAGAGCCCGTTCGACTCCGGCAACCGTCGCCACACCTCGTTCTCCGCGGTGTTCGTTTCCCCCGAGATCGATGACAAGGTGGAAATCGAAATCAACCCGGCAGACCTGCGGATCGACACCTATCGTTCCTCCGGTGCCGGTGGTCAGCACGTAAACACCACCGACTCGGCCGTACGTATCACCCACGTACCGACCAACACCGTGGTCAGCTGCCAGAACGAACGTTCCCAGCACGCCAACAAGGACACCGCCATGAAAATGCTGCGGGCCAAGTTGTACGAGCAGGAAATGCAGAAACGCAACGCCGCATCGCAGGCGCTGGAAGACACCAAGTCGGACATCGGCTGGGGTCACCAGATCCGTTCCTACGTCCTCGATGCCTCGCGCATCAAGGACCTGCGGACCAACATCGAACGCAGCGACTGCGACAAGGTGCTCGACGGCGACATCGACGAATACCTCGAAGCCAGCCTGAAATCCGGGCTGTAA
- a CDS encoding saccharopine dehydrogenase C-terminal domain-containing protein — protein sequence MKKIDRIIIVGFGSIAQALLPLLSEHYKSEIIIFDKEADTPRQKIANEYSATLTKKLITPKNLDRTLSPLLSGSSFLLNLAVSVSSLALINLAQRSDSLYLDTCIEPWEYGCQNNNLKSNHSLRQSLKQYARSPASTTTAIIGHGANPGFISILLKKAMMEMASRNGIHDRPITQSEWAKLAKRLELQVIQISERDTQVSSKIRAPGSFFCTWSVDGLITECLQPAELGWGTHEKNVPSNANNNGYSLELIEQGRNVMVKSWTPNYLEFDAYLLTHNESLSIAEYLTLDCPIDLKYRPTVYYAYHPCDQAIDSMDLLCNGREDQIKSKQIMKDDIVSGIDELGIFLISKKYKSLWLGSNLSIGKARKMAKHNSATSLQVTSSIVAGMKWAEHNSNSGVLESESLDWEKIYDFVEPYWQPIVTQETDWRPSRSDSLQFHDFRVYHQNQ from the coding sequence ATGAAAAAAATCGACAGAATAATAATTGTAGGTTTTGGAAGTATCGCCCAAGCTTTACTACCGCTACTTTCAGAACACTATAAATCTGAAATCATCATCTTCGATAAAGAAGCAGACACTCCTCGACAAAAAATCGCGAACGAATACTCTGCAACATTAACCAAAAAACTGATAACTCCAAAAAACCTCGACCGCACTTTATCACCCCTTTTAAGCGGCAGCAGTTTTCTCTTAAATCTTGCGGTATCTGTATCAAGCTTAGCTCTGATAAATCTGGCCCAACGCTCTGACTCGCTCTATTTAGACACATGCATCGAGCCGTGGGAGTACGGATGCCAAAACAACAACTTAAAAAGCAATCATTCTCTAAGGCAAAGCCTGAAACAATATGCACGAAGCCCAGCCAGTACAACAACAGCTATTATCGGACATGGAGCAAACCCCGGATTTATATCTATATTGTTAAAAAAAGCAATGATGGAAATGGCATCCAGAAACGGAATACACGATCGACCAATAACACAATCTGAATGGGCCAAATTAGCAAAACGCCTGGAATTACAGGTGATACAAATATCAGAGCGCGACACTCAGGTCTCTTCCAAAATACGTGCACCTGGGAGCTTTTTCTGCACATGGTCTGTGGATGGATTGATAACAGAGTGTTTGCAACCGGCAGAATTGGGATGGGGTACTCACGAAAAAAACGTTCCATCGAACGCTAATAACAACGGATATTCGCTTGAACTTATCGAGCAAGGCCGAAACGTCATGGTGAAAAGCTGGACTCCTAACTACTTAGAGTTTGATGCGTACTTATTAACGCATAACGAATCGCTATCAATCGCCGAATACCTGACCCTAGACTGCCCAATAGACCTTAAATATCGACCGACCGTTTACTACGCGTATCACCCTTGCGATCAGGCGATAGATTCAATGGATTTACTTTGTAACGGACGCGAAGATCAAATCAAGTCAAAGCAAATTATGAAAGACGATATAGTTTCTGGCATCGATGAGCTAGGCATTTTTTTAATCAGCAAAAAATACAAATCACTTTGGCTCGGATCCAATCTTTCAATAGGCAAGGCAAGAAAAATGGCAAAGCATAACAGCGCAACGAGCCTACAAGTCACATCAAGCATTGTTGCCGGCATGAAATGGGCGGAACACAATTCAAATTCAGGGGTTCTAGAGTCAGAAAGTTTAGATTGGGAGAAAATTTACGACTTTGTAGAACCTTACTGGCAACCAATAGTTACCCAAGAAACTGACTGGCGCCCAAGCCGTAGTGACAGCCTACAATTTCACGACTTCAGGGTATATCACCAAAACCAATAA
- a CDS encoding chemotaxis protein CheW — translation MIAPDTFSVTREDAQAIDDCWNRIGIHGDKSCPLLIEHIHCRNCSVYSAAATRLLDRYALQQEDRAQISSAVEIDVETRSLLMFRLGEEWLGLATRSLVEVAPLQAIHSLPHQRSRALLGVANVRGALVACLSLVELLGLDGVSSVASGARVMPRMLIIAAHGGPVVVPVDEVDGIHAIDERILEAASRSGPQANAKYTRGVLQFKGRSLRWLDEEQLLSAVTRSLT, via the coding sequence ATGATCGCCCCCGACACCTTTAGCGTCACCCGTGAAGATGCCCAGGCCATCGACGACTGCTGGAACCGCATCGGCATTCACGGCGACAAGTCCTGCCCGCTGCTGATCGAACACATTCATTGCCGCAACTGCTCGGTGTATTCGGCCGCTGCCACGCGTCTGCTGGATCGCTACGCGTTACAGCAGGAAGATCGCGCGCAGATCTCCAGCGCGGTCGAGATCGACGTGGAAACCCGCTCGCTGCTGATGTTTCGCCTCGGCGAAGAATGGCTGGGGCTGGCCACTCGCAGCCTGGTTGAAGTGGCGCCGTTGCAAGCCATTCACTCTTTGCCGCATCAGCGTTCCCGGGCCTTGCTCGGTGTGGCGAACGTGCGCGGCGCACTGGTGGCGTGCCTGTCTTTGGTTGAGTTGCTGGGACTGGATGGCGTCAGCAGCGTGGCCTCCGGTGCGAGGGTCATGCCGCGCATGCTGATCATCGCCGCCCACGGTGGACCGGTAGTGGTGCCGGTGGACGAAGTGGACGGGATTCATGCCATTGACGAACGTATCCTTGAGGCGGCGTCCCGCTCCGGCCCGCAGGCCAATGCCAAATACACCCGTGGCGTGCTGCAATTCAAAGGTCGCAGCCTGCGTTGGCTGGATGAAGAACAGCTGTTGTCCGCCGTGACCCGGAGCCTCACATGA
- a CDS encoding ferritin-like domain-containing protein yields MITTKIIKCEIKQRSTPDAGVVLANFRFPDTKLNDIERAEWKEVFFDSIITEYDARRLYWHLQIKYPSYFPLLAKVLIPWLRDEIDHAYGFALIYSSFTGIPFDQVILEAEIRRSDFSVINPITDDAFKLLIMLAYDEIITTHVYHRSIPKYDKFESMELSNWIRKTKKDEISHFFSFIEIAKELFPERINETSSILEEIFSIDFDKPNYTGTFVLDHNTSDFPILKQEIRDLIIPTIIKKIHA; encoded by the coding sequence ATGATTACTACAAAGATAATAAAATGCGAAATTAAACAGCGCTCAACGCCGGATGCTGGAGTAGTACTGGCGAACTTCCGTTTTCCCGACACCAAACTGAATGATATCGAGCGCGCTGAATGGAAGGAGGTATTCTTCGATTCAATAATTACTGAATACGATGCACGGCGACTTTACTGGCATCTGCAAATCAAATATCCGTCCTATTTCCCATTACTGGCGAAAGTACTCATCCCTTGGCTCAGGGATGAAATTGATCATGCTTATGGTTTTGCCCTGATCTATTCATCATTCACGGGCATCCCGTTCGACCAAGTTATTCTGGAAGCTGAAATTAGAAGATCTGACTTTAGCGTAATCAACCCAATAACTGATGATGCGTTCAAACTTCTAATTATGCTGGCCTATGACGAAATAATCACCACGCATGTCTATCATCGTAGCATCCCCAAGTACGATAAATTTGAATCCATGGAGCTTTCAAACTGGATCCGGAAAACAAAAAAGGATGAAATCAGCCATTTCTTCTCGTTTATTGAAATAGCGAAAGAACTGTTTCCTGAGAGGATAAATGAAACCTCTTCAATCCTGGAAGAAATCTTCTCTATAGATTTCGACAAACCAAATTATACTGGAACATTTGTTTTGGACCACAACACATCTGACTTCCCCATTCTAAAACAAGAAATCAGGGATCTCATAATTCCCACCATTATTAAAAAAATACACGCATAG
- a CDS encoding PleD family two-component system response regulator codes for MNDLQLDDFKTDENAAMVLLVDDQAMIGEAVRRGLSNEENIDFHFCADPHQAIAQAVRIKPTVILQDLVMPGLDGLSLVREYRNHPATRDIPIIVLSTKEDPLIKSAAFAAGANDYLVKLPDNIELVARIRYHSRSYMTLLQRDAAYRALRVSQQQLLDTNLVLQRLMNSDGLTGLSNRRHFDEYMELEWRRSLREQSQLSLLMIDVDYFKTYNDTFGHLEGDEALRQVAAAIRDACARPSDLPARYGGEEFALVLPNTSQGGARLVAEKLRMTIEALKIPHISPTEGSSLTISIGLSTITPTAGSNCRELISAADKGLYLAKNNGRNQVGIG; via the coding sequence ATGAATGATTTACAGCTCGACGACTTCAAGACTGACGAAAACGCCGCCATGGTGTTGTTGGTGGACGATCAGGCGATGATCGGCGAGGCGGTGCGACGCGGGTTGTCGAACGAAGAAAACATCGACTTCCATTTCTGCGCCGACCCGCACCAGGCCATAGCCCAGGCCGTTCGCATCAAGCCGACGGTGATCCTGCAGGATCTGGTCATGCCCGGTCTTGACGGCCTGAGCCTGGTGCGCGAGTACCGCAATCACCCGGCGACCAGGGACATTCCGATCATCGTCCTGTCGACCAAGGAAGACCCGCTGATCAAGAGCGCGGCGTTCGCGGCCGGGGCCAACGATTATCTGGTCAAGCTGCCGGACAATATCGAACTGGTGGCGCGCATTCGCTATCACTCGCGCTCCTACATGACGTTGTTGCAACGTGACGCGGCGTACCGCGCCTTGCGCGTCAGCCAGCAGCAATTGCTCGACACCAACCTGGTACTGCAACGCCTGATGAACTCCGACGGCCTGACCGGACTGTCGAACCGTCGGCATTTTGATGAATACATGGAGCTGGAATGGCGCCGCTCGCTGCGTGAGCAGAGCCAATTGTCGCTGTTGATGATCGACGTCGATTACTTCAAGACCTACAACGACACCTTCGGTCACCTGGAAGGCGACGAAGCCCTGCGCCAGGTCGCCGCGGCGATCCGCGACGCCTGCGCCCGACCTTCGGACCTGCCGGCCCGTTACGGTGGCGAAGAATTTGCCTTGGTATTGCCCAATACTTCCCAGGGCGGGGCGCGGCTGGTGGCAGAAAAACTGCGCATGACCATCGAAGCCCTGAAAATCCCGCACATTTCCCCGACCGAAGGCTCAAGCCTGACCATCAGCATCGGCCTGTCGACCATCACCCCGACGGCCGGCAGCAACTGCCGTGAACTGATCTCGGCGGCAGACAAGGGGCTGTATCTGGCGAAGAACAATGGGCGTAATCAGGTGGGCATCGGGTAA
- a CDS encoding hybrid sensor histidine kinase/response regulator: MTPEQMRDSSLLELFSLEAEAQTQVLSAGLLALERDPTQADQLESCMRAAHSLKGAARIVGVDAGVSVAHVMEDCLVSAQEGRLYLRPEHIDALLQGTDLLMRIATPNGTPGAAEIEAYVALMGRLLDPMAAVTTNMSAATPVMAQLQLEAPAPVTEEPAPVAEPMPVSPKQAKRTTENGERVLRVTAERLNSLLDLSSKSLVETLRLKPHLATMQRLKRIQNNSLRALENLNVHLKEQALSLEAREALEDARRLLAESQQLLVEKNAELDEFAWQASQRAQVLYDTALACRMRPFADVLTGQVRMVRDLGRSLGKQVRLEIEGEKTQVDRDVLEKLEAPLTHLLRNAVDHGIETPEQRLLAGKPAEGLIRLRASHQAGLLVLELSDDGNGVDLEKVRRSIVERQLSPADTAARLSEEELLTFLFLPGFSLRDTVTEVSGRGVGLDAVQHMVRQLRGAVVLEQTAGEGSRFHLEVPLTLSVVRSLVVEVGDEAYAFPLAHIERMCDLEPADIVQVEGRQHFWHEGRHVGLVAASQLLQRPASQGSQQTLKVVVIRERDAVYGVAVERFIGERTLVVLPLDERLGKVQDISAGALLDDGSVVLIVDVEDMLRSVDKLLNTGRLERIARHGSQAVEAARKRILVVDDSLTVRELQRKLLLNRGYDVAVAVDGMDGWNALRSENFDLLITDIDMPRMDGIELVSLLRRDNRLQSLPVMVVSYKDREEDRRRGLDAGADYYLAKASFHDDALLDAVVELIGGARA, from the coding sequence ATGACCCCCGAGCAAATGCGCGACTCCTCTTTGCTGGAGCTGTTCAGCCTGGAAGCCGAGGCCCAGACCCAGGTGCTGAGCGCCGGCCTGTTGGCGCTGGAGCGTGATCCCACTCAAGCCGATCAACTCGAATCGTGCATGCGCGCGGCGCACTCGCTCAAAGGAGCGGCGCGAATCGTTGGCGTCGATGCCGGTGTCAGCGTTGCGCATGTCATGGAAGATTGCCTGGTCAGCGCCCAGGAAGGGCGCCTGTACCTGCGCCCGGAACACATCGATGCGCTGTTGCAAGGCACCGATTTGCTGATGCGCATCGCGACGCCGAACGGCACTCCGGGGGCTGCGGAAATCGAAGCCTATGTCGCGTTGATGGGGCGTTTGCTCGACCCGATGGCCGCTGTGACAACAAACATGAGCGCTGCCACGCCGGTGATGGCGCAGCTGCAACTCGAAGCTCCCGCACCCGTAACTGAAGAGCCGGCGCCGGTCGCCGAGCCAATGCCGGTTTCGCCGAAACAAGCCAAACGCACCACCGAAAACGGCGAACGCGTGCTGCGAGTCACCGCCGAACGCCTGAACAGCCTGCTCGATTTGTCGAGCAAGTCCCTGGTGGAAACCCTGCGCCTCAAACCGCACCTGGCCACCATGCAACGTCTCAAGCGCATCCAGAACAACAGCCTGCGCGCGCTGGAAAACCTCAACGTCCATCTCAAGGAGCAAGCCCTGAGCCTCGAAGCCCGGGAAGCCCTTGAGGATGCGCGCCGGCTGTTGGCGGAATCCCAACAATTGCTGGTGGAAAAAAACGCCGAACTGGATGAATTCGCCTGGCAGGCCAGTCAGCGTGCGCAGGTGTTGTACGACACCGCTCTGGCTTGCCGCATGCGGCCGTTCGCCGATGTTTTGACCGGTCAGGTGCGCATGGTCCGCGATCTTGGTCGCAGCCTGGGCAAGCAAGTACGGCTGGAAATCGAGGGCGAGAAGACTCAGGTTGATCGCGACGTATTGGAAAAACTCGAAGCGCCACTGACGCACCTGCTGCGCAATGCCGTCGATCACGGTATCGAAACCCCGGAGCAACGGCTGTTGGCAGGTAAACCGGCTGAAGGCCTGATACGTCTGCGCGCCTCTCATCAGGCCGGCTTGCTGGTGCTGGAACTGAGTGATGACGGTAACGGCGTCGATCTGGAGAAGGTCCGCCGTAGCATCGTCGAACGGCAATTATCCCCGGCCGACACCGCTGCCCGGTTGAGTGAAGAGGAACTGCTGACATTTCTGTTCCTGCCCGGCTTCAGCTTGCGCGACACGGTCACCGAAGTCTCCGGTCGTGGCGTCGGCCTGGATGCGGTGCAGCATATGGTTCGCCAATTGCGCGGCGCGGTGGTGCTGGAGCAGACGGCGGGCGAGGGCAGTCGCTTTCACCTCGAAGTGCCACTGACGCTTTCGGTGGTGCGCAGTCTGGTGGTGGAAGTCGGCGACGAGGCCTACGCCTTTCCGTTGGCCCACATCGAACGCATGTGCGATCTGGAGCCGGCAGACATTGTTCAAGTCGAGGGCCGCCAGCACTTCTGGCATGAAGGCCGGCATGTCGGCCTGGTTGCGGCCAGTCAACTGTTGCAGCGTCCGGCGAGTCAAGGCAGCCAGCAAACCCTGAAAGTCGTGGTGATCCGCGAGCGCGATGCGGTTTACGGCGTGGCGGTGGAGCGTTTTATCGGCGAGCGGACGCTGGTGGTGTTGCCGCTGGATGAGCGCCTGGGCAAGGTCCAGGACATTTCCGCCGGCGCGTTGCTCGACGACGGGTCGGTGGTGTTGATCGTCGACGTCGAAGACATGCTGCGTTCGGTGGACAAACTGCTCAATACCGGGCGTCTGGAGCGCATTGCCCGGCACGGTAGCCAGGCTGTCGAAGCCGCGCGCAAGCGAATTCTGGTGGTCGATGACTCCCTCACCGTGCGCGAATTGCAGCGCAAGTTGTTGCTCAATCGCGGCTATGACGTGGCCGTGGCGGTCGATGGCATGGATGGCTGGAACGCCCTGCGCTCTGAAAATTTCGATCTGCTGATTACCGACATCGACATGCCGCGCATGGATGGCATCGAACTGGTGTCGTTGTTGCGTCGGGATAACCGTCTGCAATCGCTGCCGGTGATGGTGGTGTCCTACAAGGATCGTGAAGAAGATCGTCGTCGTGGACTGGATGCCGGAGCCGACTATTATCTAGCCAAGGCCAGTTTTCATGACGACGCCTTGCTCGATGCAGTGGTTGAGCTCATAGGAGGAGCGCGGGCATGA